A single region of the Salvelinus sp. IW2-2015 linkage group LG20, ASM291031v2, whole genome shotgun sequence genome encodes:
- the LOC111980861 gene encoding rho-related GTP-binding protein RhoG isoform X2, whose translation MQTIKCVVVGDGAVGKTCLLISYTTNAFPEEYIPTVFDNYSAQISVDGRAISLNLWDTAGQEEYDRLRTLSYPQTNVFIICFSIGSPSSHANVRHKWHPEVSHHCPGVPVLLVGTKQDLRGDTEAVKKLKEHGLTPTTQQQGNALAKQIGAVKYLECSALMQEGVREVFAEAVRAVLYPVTKKNDKKCVLL comes from the coding sequence ATGCAGACCATaaagtgtgtggtggtgggtgatgGCGCTGTGGGTAAGACTTGCCTGCTCATCTCCTACACGACCAACGCCTTCCCAGAGGAGTACATCCCCACCGTGTTCGACAACTACAGCGCCCAGATAAGTGTGGACGGCCGCGCCATCAGCCTCAACCTGTGGGACACGGCAGGCCAGGAGGAATACGACCGACTGCGCACCCTCTCCTACCCCCAGACCAACGTCTTCATCATCTGCTTCTCCATCGGCAGCCCCTCCTCCCATGCCAACGTACGGCACAAGTGGCACCCAGAGGTATCCCACCACTGCCCCGGAGTTCCAGTGCTGCTGGTGGGCACCAAGCAGGATCTGCGTGGAGATACGGAGGCGGTAAAGAAGTTGAAGGAGCACGGCCTGACCCCCACCACCCAACAGCAGGGCAATGCCTTAGCCAAGCAGATTGGTGCTGTCAAATACCTGGAGTGCTCAGCTCTGATGCAGGAAGGCGTGAGGGAGGTGTTCGCAGAGGCTGTGCGAGCTGTGCTCTACCCCGTTACCAAGAAGAATGACAAGAAGTGTGTTCTGTTATAA
- the LOC111980861 gene encoding rho-related GTP-binding protein RhoG isoform X1 codes for MKYLLQQRKEEGASKKWWGTLVASVAEGSMQTIKCVVVGDGAVGKTCLLISYTTNAFPEEYIPTVFDNYSAQISVDGRAISLNLWDTAGQEEYDRLRTLSYPQTNVFIICFSIGSPSSHANVRHKWHPEVSHHCPGVPVLLVGTKQDLRGDTEAVKKLKEHGLTPTTQQQGNALAKQIGAVKYLECSALMQEGVREVFAEAVRAVLYPVTKKNDKKCVLL; via the exons ATGAAATACTTGTTACAACAACGAAAGGAGGAGGGCGCGAGCAAGAAGTGGTGGG GCACCCTAGTCGCCAGTGTGGCTGAGGGAAGCATGCAGACCATaaagtgtgtggtggtgggtgatgGCGCTGTGGGTAAGACTTGCCTGCTCATCTCCTACACGACCAACGCCTTCCCAGAGGAGTACATCCCCACCGTGTTCGACAACTACAGCGCCCAGATAAGTGTGGACGGCCGCGCCATCAGCCTCAACCTGTGGGACACGGCAGGCCAGGAGGAATACGACCGACTGCGCACCCTCTCCTACCCCCAGACCAACGTCTTCATCATCTGCTTCTCCATCGGCAGCCCCTCCTCCCATGCCAACGTACGGCACAAGTGGCACCCAGAGGTATCCCACCACTGCCCCGGAGTTCCAGTGCTGCTGGTGGGCACCAAGCAGGATCTGCGTGGAGATACGGAGGCGGTAAAGAAGTTGAAGGAGCACGGCCTGACCCCCACCACCCAACAGCAGGGCAATGCCTTAGCCAAGCAGATTGGTGCTGTCAAATACCTGGAGTGCTCAGCTCTGATGCAGGAAGGCGTGAGGGAGGTGTTCGCAGAGGCTGTGCGAGCTGTGCTCTACCCCGTTACCAAGAAGAATGACAAGAAGTGTGTTCTGTTATAA